The Streptomyces sp. 135 sequence TTCGCCGACTTCTTCGGCGCGGGCAGCGACAGCCCCTTCTCCCTGCGCGCCGTGGTGCACCACCCGATGCGCGTCCGCATCGACCTGCCCGAGCGGGGGCACGCGGAGGCGTCCCGGCTGCTCGCCCGCCTCCTCCTCGCCCAGTTCAACGCCATGGCGCACACCCGCGCCGACCGTGAGCACTTCATCTGCCTCGTCCTCGACGACGCCACGCGGACCGTGACCGCCGAGACGGTCAGGGGCATGCAGCGCCTGCGGTCGGCGAACGCGGGAGTGGTGCTCGCCCTGCGCACCGTGAGCGACGTACCCGAACCGCTGCAAGGACCGCTGTACGCCACCGTCGGCTGCCGTATGGCCTTCTCGGGAATCTCGACGTGGGACGGCAGACGCTTCGCGGAGGCGTGGGGCAAGGCGTGGATCGAGACCCGCGAGGTCGCCCAGCACGCGGTCTTCGCGGACCAGCCGATGACCCGCGCCCTGCACGCGCTGCGCAAGCTGGTCACCGGCAAGACGGTGACCAGGGACGCCGTCACCGTCCGCCAGGTGGAGCGCGAGCGCTGGTCGGCGTCCGAGCTGGCCCACGCCATGCCGCCGGGGCACGCGGTGCTCTCGCTCACCGACGTACGAGGGGAGTACGCGCCGCCGCTGCTGGTGGACCTGCGCGGGTGACGGCGGCCCGGAAGGGGCGCCGACCCGGTGACACACGTACGGGGGCGGCCGGTCTTGTCCACACCGTACGGTGAGGCAGAATCGACACAGGTCGTTCATACGGACCGGCCAAAAGATCCACATCCCGGCGCCCGGGCCACCGAACCTCGGAGCCCACGGGCCCTCGGGCCGCCGGGAAGTCCGCCCGCCCCGCCTGCCGCAGACCTGAAGGTCCCATGCCGCCCACGCTCGCCTCGCTCGTCCACCACTCCGCGCTCAAACTGACCGTGCGTGCGGGCGAGGAGCGCCTGGACACCCCCGTGCGCTGGGCGCACGCCAGCGAACTCGCCGACCCCGTGCCCTACATGGAGGGCGGCGAACTGCTCCTGATCACCGCGCTCAAACTGGACGCGGAAGACCCGCAGGCCATGCGGCGCTACGTGAAACGGCTCGCGGGCGCGGGCGTCGTCGGCCTCGGCTTCGCCGTCGGCGTCCACTACCCCGACATCCCCAAAGCCCTCCTCGACGCCGCCACCGAGGCGGAGCTCCCGCTCATCGAGGTGCCGCGCCGCACGCCGTTCATCGCCATCAGCAAGGCCGTGTCCGCCGCCATCGCGGAGGAGCAGTACCGCGCGGTGACCGCCGGGTTCTCCGCCCAGCGCGAGCTGACCAGGCAGGCGCTGAGCGACGGTCCCGAAGGCCTGCTGCTCGCGCTCGCCGGGCAGGTCGACGGCTGGGCCGCGCTGTACGACGCGTCCGGCGCCGTCGTCGCCACCGCACCGGAGTGGGCCACCCGCCGGGCCGCCCGGCTCACCGCCGACGTCGAACGCCTCAGGGAGCGGCCCGCGCCCGCCAGCTCGGTCGTCGCGGGCGCCGAGGACCGCGTGGAGCTGCACTCCCTCGGCACCGGCCGCAGGCCGCGCGCCGCGCTCGCCGTCGGCACGGCGTCCACCCTCGGCACCGCCGAGCGGTACGCGGTGCACTCCGCGATCGCGCTCCTGACCCTCACCACCGAGCGGTCGCGCGCGCTGCACGCGGCCGAGCAGCGGATCGGCGCCGCCGTGCTGCGGATGCTGCTGGCCGGGGAGCCCGACCACGCGCGGACCGTCGCC is a genomic window containing:
- a CDS encoding PucR family transcriptional regulator, coding for MPPTLASLVHHSALKLTVRAGEERLDTPVRWAHASELADPVPYMEGGELLLITALKLDAEDPQAMRRYVKRLAGAGVVGLGFAVGVHYPDIPKALLDAATEAELPLIEVPRRTPFIAISKAVSAAIAEEQYRAVTAGFSAQRELTRQALSDGPEGLLLALAGQVDGWAALYDASGAVVATAPEWATRRAARLTADVERLRERPAPASSVVAGAEDRVELHSLGTGRRPRAALAVGTASTLGTAERYAVHSAIALLTLTTERSRALHAAEQRIGAAVLRMLLAGEPDHARTVAGDLYGGLLDAPFRLVVAEVASASAARVRAGAAPGPEESGEKAAPAPAATSAAVLAVAAASVGGDPLAALVDIVEAAAARSGEALLVVPYGERLVLLVVDGGAGARACAQYAAALEAGRGAAGREATASGEEPELVMGLSAPAGPIAAATAYKQAEQALSVARRRGRALVEHEELAAGSVLPLLADDAVRAFADGLLRALHEHDATGRGDLVASLRAWLSRHGQWDAAAADLGVHRHTLRYRMRRVEEILGRSLDDPDVRMELWLSLKATTTTTD